The following coding sequences lie in one Miscanthus floridulus cultivar M001 chromosome 9, ASM1932011v1, whole genome shotgun sequence genomic window:
- the LOC136479689 gene encoding uncharacterized protein — translation MFTNQYSASPRPCPGVPPSAPSRRRPGPAPPHRRHTAPRPRPPPGPVPTPRRPTLPPPRRAATPAPARRLGPVPAPPRRRVATPVRPRRAAAPGPDPGRSKKRRKERKEEGRGGRRRRRRRRRGGGGKGGGGGSAANQPIPDAQPSSHVVDHTSLGGPPRRADPE, via the exons ATGTTCACAAACCAGTACTCCGCCTCGCCCCGGCCCTGCCCCGGCGTGCCGCCCTCGGCCCCGTCCCGGCGCCGCCCCGGTCCGGCCCCGCCACACCGCCGCCACACCGCGCCtcggccgcgcccgccgcccggcCCTGTCCCGACGCCGCGCCGCCCGACCCTGcccccgccgcgccgcgccgccacaCCTGCCCCGGCGCGCCGCCTCGGCCCCGtcccggcgccgccgcgccgtcgcGTCGCCACCCCGGTCCggccccgccgcgccgccgcccccgGCCCTGACCCTGGCCggtcgaagaagaggaggaaggagaggaaggaggaaggaagagggggaagaaggagaaggagaaggagaaggagaggaggaggaggaaaaggaggaggaggaggaagtgcCGCCAACCAACCCATCCCCGACGCCCAGCCATCCTCGCATGTCGTCGACCACACCTCGCTCGGCGGCCCACCA agaagagcggaTCCGGAGTAG